Proteins encoded by one window of Pseudonocardia sp. HH130629-09:
- a CDS encoding cupin domain-containing protein: protein MHDTVVSAGELARRTVRHADWVPCKAAFIDCRTPGSDRKDNYSFIGLGVTQNASQHVNLREPHGFNLGAAGMPHGTTNSLHLHFTAEVFINFDGDYELRWGPDGTQGTYRSVDGDVVSVPPWIFRGFTNVGGDDGILLTVLGRDDTGGIIWGPTVLAEAAGHGLHLTADNRLVDTVAGDALPDDVALIRPMEQAEIDRLDVYTREQFRGRVVHAADRPWVAEPYLCSRLPGGGAELAPVIGWGSVESRAAVPRLLDPHGFALAWLRALPGDGVLTHRHDATQVLTVKAGHWAVTLNTGDDARTVELGPRDTLSVPPGVWRSVTALDAEGGRTATPGTAELLVVTGGDGRVRHEWAREVVAGARDRGRVLDADGYLAPAAVLAFAAEDD, encoded by the coding sequence ATGCACGACACGGTGGTCAGCGCGGGCGAGCTCGCCCGCCGCACCGTCCGGCACGCGGACTGGGTCCCGTGCAAGGCCGCGTTCATCGACTGCCGCACCCCGGGCTCGGACCGCAAGGACAACTACTCCTTCATCGGCCTCGGGGTCACGCAGAACGCGTCCCAGCACGTCAACCTGCGCGAGCCGCACGGCTTCAACCTCGGTGCGGCGGGCATGCCGCACGGCACCACGAACAGCCTGCACCTGCACTTCACCGCCGAGGTCTTCATCAACTTCGACGGCGACTACGAGCTGCGCTGGGGCCCGGACGGCACCCAGGGCACCTACCGCAGCGTCGACGGCGACGTCGTCTCGGTCCCGCCGTGGATCTTCCGCGGCTTCACCAACGTCGGCGGCGACGACGGCATCCTGCTCACCGTCCTGGGGCGCGACGACACCGGCGGCATCATCTGGGGCCCCACGGTCCTGGCCGAGGCGGCCGGTCACGGCCTGCACCTCACCGCGGACAACCGGCTCGTCGACACCGTCGCCGGGGACGCGCTGCCCGACGACGTCGCGCTGATCCGGCCGATGGAGCAGGCCGAGATCGACCGGCTCGACGTCTACACCCGCGAGCAGTTCCGTGGCCGCGTGGTGCACGCCGCCGACCGGCCGTGGGTCGCCGAGCCCTACCTGTGCTCGCGGCTGCCCGGCGGCGGCGCCGAGCTCGCCCCGGTCATCGGCTGGGGCAGTGTGGAGAGCCGGGCCGCCGTACCGCGGCTGCTCGACCCGCACGGGTTCGCGCTGGCGTGGCTGCGGGCCCTGCCCGGCGACGGTGTGCTCACCCACCGGCACGACGCGACCCAGGTGCTGACGGTGAAGGCCGGGCACTGGGCGGTCACCCTCAACACCGGCGACGACGCGCGCACCGTCGAGCTCGGCCCGCGGGACACCCTGTCGGTGCCGCCCGGCGTCTGGCGGTCGGTGACGGCGCTCGACGCCGAGGGCGGCCGGACCGCCACCCCCGGCACTGCGGAGCTGCTGGTGGTCACCGGCGGCGACGGCCGGGTCCGGCACGAGTGGGCGCGCGAGGTCGTGGCCGGTGCCCGTGACCGGGGCCGGGTACTCGACGCCGACGGCTACCTCGCACCGGCCGCGGTGCTGGCGTTCGCGGCCGAGGACGACTGA
- a CDS encoding nitrilase-related carbon-nitrogen hydrolase, whose product MAPAPAAATDGRVTVAACRIPARIDAPDPAIAERAVREAVAGGARLVVLPELAVCGYAFADAAEARAAAEPADGPTVARFAALSAELRCVIVAGFAERGADGRVYNSAVVVEDGLRRAVYRKVHLWDREHTLFTPGDAAPPVVATAAGRIAPMVCYDLEFPEWVRRAAQDGAEIVAAPVNWPWRPTPGEQDPLEVAKVRAVAGAYRVHVVAADRCGTERGVAWFEAPVIADADGNLLAGPGGPPPGESGVLLAALDPAAARDKHLTPHNHVLRDRRPDLYREPDPPPEGPPPWPA is encoded by the coding sequence GTGGCCCCCGCACCGGCGGCGGCCACCGACGGCCGGGTGACGGTGGCGGCGTGCCGGATCCCGGCGCGGATCGACGCCCCGGACCCGGCGATCGCCGAGCGCGCGGTGCGCGAGGCGGTCGCCGGCGGCGCCCGGCTGGTCGTCCTGCCCGAGCTCGCCGTCTGCGGGTACGCCTTCGCCGACGCCGCCGAGGCGCGGGCCGCCGCCGAACCGGCCGACGGGCCCACCGTCGCCCGGTTCGCGGCCCTGTCGGCGGAGCTGCGCTGCGTCATCGTGGCCGGGTTCGCCGAGCGCGGCGCCGACGGCCGGGTCTACAACAGCGCCGTCGTCGTCGAGGACGGACTGCGGCGCGCGGTCTACCGCAAGGTCCACCTGTGGGACCGCGAGCACACGCTGTTCACCCCCGGCGACGCCGCACCCCCGGTGGTCGCGACCGCGGCCGGCCGGATCGCCCCGATGGTCTGCTACGACCTGGAGTTCCCCGAGTGGGTACGCCGGGCCGCGCAGGACGGCGCCGAGATCGTCGCCGCGCCGGTGAACTGGCCGTGGCGCCCGACCCCCGGCGAGCAGGACCCGCTGGAGGTCGCCAAGGTCCGCGCCGTCGCCGGGGCGTACCGGGTGCACGTGGTCGCCGCGGACCGCTGCGGCACCGAGCGCGGGGTCGCCTGGTTCGAGGCGCCGGTGATCGCCGACGCCGACGGGAACCTGCTCGCCGGGCCCGGCGGGCCGCCGCCGGGGGAGTCCGGCGTGCTGCTGGCCGCCCTCGACCCGGCCGCCGCCCGCGACAAGCACCTCACCCCGCACAACCACGTCCTGCGCGACCGCAGACCCGACCTGTACCGCGAGCCCGACCCCCCACCGGAAGGACCACCACCATGGCCGGCGTGA
- a CDS encoding alpha/beta fold hydrolase, producing the protein MPAVPSSPPLVLLPGMNCSARLWGPAGAGALHPVLDRPTLDEQVEALLDALPGRFALGGLSLGGIVAMALTRRAPERVAGLCLMATNARPPTPEQRAGWEVALTRLDDGAPARALQPLELLLHDRSLDATALQMADETGERRLAAQLRLQGTRVDERPALPAVAVPTLVLAGGQDRLCPVERHTEIAELVPDARLHVLPGVGHLLPVETQDAVAALLGEWLSEVHGRSAR; encoded by the coding sequence GTGCCCGCCGTCCCGTCGTCGCCGCCGCTGGTCCTGCTGCCGGGCATGAACTGCTCGGCCCGGCTGTGGGGCCCGGCGGGGGCCGGGGCGCTGCACCCGGTCCTCGACCGGCCGACCCTCGACGAGCAGGTCGAGGCGTTGCTCGACGCGCTGCCCGGCCGGTTCGCCCTCGGCGGGCTCAGCCTGGGCGGGATCGTCGCGATGGCACTGACCCGGCGGGCCCCCGAGCGGGTCGCCGGGCTGTGCCTGATGGCGACCAACGCCCGCCCGCCCACCCCCGAACAGCGCGCCGGCTGGGAGGTGGCGCTCACCCGGCTCGACGACGGCGCCCCCGCCCGGGCCCTGCAGCCGCTGGAGCTGCTGCTGCACGACCGGTCGCTCGACGCCACCGCCCTCCAGATGGCCGACGAGACGGGGGAGCGGCGCCTCGCGGCCCAGCTGCGGCTGCAGGGCACCCGCGTCGACGAGCGCCCGGCCCTGCCCGCCGTCGCGGTGCCGACCCTGGTGCTGGCCGGTGGGCAGGACCGGCTGTGTCCGGTCGAGCGGCACACCGAGATCGCAGAGCTGGTGCCGGACGCCCGGCTGCACGTGCTGCCGGGCGTCGGTCACCTGCTCCCGGTCGAGACCCAGGACGCGGTGGCGGCACTGCTGGGGGAGTGGCTGTCCGAGGTGCACGGGCGCTCCGCCCGCTGA
- a CDS encoding carbohydrate ABC transporter permease, with product MRRREFLGLVSPSLLVMLGLLLFPLYKTVEWSLQRVNYGEPGTFLGLDNYAQALSDPRLGRAVLFTVGLTVAVVAVLLVGGYLLAVLVNGLGRSRPWVLGVLLVSYVVPNVVGATMFSWLFDSNFGGVVDYLITELTGAEILWFTEPWANRVMIGLNTVWFMLPFAMLVILAGLQGVPGEIVEAARIDGATGWRVHWHVIVPSIRGVLTFVSIISIMDVLRTFDQLVPLSPQAPQIGNESIMLYIYNIAFQDGGQQLGLGSAINVLLIVLIVLLLSPFIRDMAKEARQ from the coding sequence ATGCGCAGGCGCGAGTTCCTGGGGCTGGTCTCCCCGAGCCTGCTGGTGATGCTCGGCCTGCTGCTGTTCCCGCTCTACAAGACGGTGGAGTGGAGCCTGCAGCGGGTCAACTACGGCGAACCCGGCACCTTCCTCGGCCTGGACAACTACGCCCAGGCCCTGTCCGACCCCCGGCTCGGGCGGGCCGTGCTGTTCACCGTCGGCCTGACCGTCGCGGTCGTCGCCGTCCTGCTGGTCGGGGGCTACCTGCTCGCCGTCCTGGTCAACGGGCTCGGCCGGTCCCGCCCCTGGGTCCTCGGCGTGCTGCTGGTCTCCTACGTCGTGCCCAACGTCGTCGGCGCCACGATGTTCTCCTGGCTGTTCGACTCCAACTTCGGCGGCGTCGTCGACTACCTGATCACCGAACTCACCGGGGCCGAGATCCTCTGGTTCACCGAGCCGTGGGCGAACCGGGTCATGATCGGGCTCAACACGGTCTGGTTCATGCTGCCGTTCGCCATGCTGGTGATCCTCGCCGGGCTGCAGGGCGTGCCGGGGGAGATCGTCGAGGCCGCCCGGATCGACGGCGCGACCGGCTGGCGGGTGCACTGGCACGTGATCGTGCCGAGCATCCGGGGCGTCCTCACCTTCGTCTCGATCATCTCGATCATGGACGTCCTGCGGACGTTCGACCAGCTCGTCCCGCTCTCGCCGCAGGCACCGCAGATCGGCAACGAGTCGATCATGCTCTACATCTACAACATCGCCTTCCAGGACGGCGGCCAGCAGCTGGGGCTCGGCAGCGCGATCAACGTGCTGCTCATCGTCCTGATCGTGCTGCTGCTCTCCCCGTTCATCCGGGACATGGCCAAGGAGGCCCGCCAGTGA
- a CDS encoding SDR family NAD(P)-dependent oxidoreductase, which produces MNAAVTGRTALVTGGGSGLGAAIASHLARAGARVVLAGRRADALAATAARIGPAARAETCDVADPDSVADLAARLADEEVSIVVNNAGIAGPVAPLVEVSPQEWDEVFAVNVRGTYLVCRAFLPPMLERGDGDVVNVASVSGKRPLARRTSYCASKTAVLGLTSTLAFEAGPAGVRVNALSPGPVEGDRMDRNFALEARRTGTDVAAARAAFVGRAALGRMITTDEVGAAVVAMLAMPGLSGADVDLSAGMIA; this is translated from the coding sequence GTGAACGCGGCGGTCACGGGGCGCACCGCGCTGGTGACCGGCGGCGGCAGCGGGCTGGGTGCGGCGATCGCGTCGCACCTGGCCCGCGCCGGCGCCCGGGTCGTGCTCGCCGGACGGCGCGCCGACGCCCTCGCCGCGACCGCGGCCCGGATCGGGCCCGCCGCCCGGGCCGAGACGTGCGACGTCGCCGACCCGGACTCCGTCGCGGACCTGGCGGCCCGGCTCGCCGACGAGGAGGTCTCTATCGTCGTCAACAACGCCGGGATCGCCGGTCCGGTCGCCCCGCTGGTCGAGGTGAGCCCGCAGGAGTGGGACGAGGTGTTCGCGGTCAACGTGCGCGGCACCTACCTGGTGTGCCGGGCGTTCCTGCCGCCGATGCTGGAGCGCGGCGACGGCGACGTGGTCAACGTGGCCTCGGTGTCGGGGAAGCGGCCGCTCGCCCGGCGCACGTCCTACTGCGCGTCGAAGACCGCGGTGCTGGGACTGACCTCGACGCTCGCGTTCGAGGCCGGCCCGGCCGGAGTGCGGGTCAACGCCCTGTCGCCCGGACCGGTCGAGGGGGACCGGATGGACCGGAACTTCGCCCTCGAGGCGCGGCGGACCGGCACCGACGTCGCCGCGGCGCGCGCGGCGTTCGTCGGGCGGGCCGCGCTCGGCCGCATGATCACCACCGACGAGGTGGGCGCGGCCGTCGTCGCGATGCTCGCCATGCCGGGGCTGTCGGGCGCCGACGTCGACCTGTCGGCCGGGATGATCGCGTGA
- a CDS encoding ester cyclase, with amino-acid sequence MALDPVAYEPYNDPDDFIREVTDRIWVQRDVSYIVDNYEPDSIVHGGLGTVIGRDGVIEGSLMRIAGTPQHVGQAEDVVWEARGDDAFLSSHLVFSADEILVDGVVRRIRKRTIANCLYRRGRMVEDWVVRDELASCLQQGIDPAEAVRAQRFRGYQGSMTEQTPKDVLAVGDSGTRPDDFRPECEMVLEFLEEVWNSRRYQKVTDYMHRDLFLHTVGDQTVVRPDGYQRDLLALVAPFPDARFEVRDVQTNHAERYAGLRIAVTWVMRGTYRGTPAFGPLTGGEVELLGVSQFLVQGGRIVKEVRVFDEIALRAQIDAGRTEAFTDTNIY; translated from the coding sequence ATGGCGCTCGACCCGGTCGCGTATGAGCCCTACAACGACCCGGACGACTTCATCCGCGAGGTGACCGACCGGATCTGGGTCCAGCGGGACGTGTCCTACATCGTCGACAACTACGAGCCGGACTCGATCGTCCACGGCGGGCTCGGCACCGTGATCGGCCGTGACGGCGTGATCGAGGGCAGCCTGATGCGCATCGCGGGCACCCCGCAGCACGTGGGCCAGGCCGAGGACGTGGTGTGGGAGGCCCGCGGCGACGACGCGTTCCTCAGCTCGCACCTGGTGTTCTCCGCCGACGAGATCCTCGTCGACGGCGTGGTCAGGCGGATCCGCAAGCGCACAATCGCCAACTGCCTGTACCGGCGCGGACGCATGGTCGAGGATTGGGTGGTCCGCGACGAGCTGGCGAGCTGCCTGCAGCAGGGCATCGACCCCGCGGAGGCGGTGCGGGCGCAACGCTTCCGCGGCTACCAGGGCTCGATGACCGAGCAGACACCGAAGGACGTGCTGGCCGTCGGGGACAGCGGCACGCGGCCGGACGACTTCCGGCCCGAGTGCGAGATGGTGCTGGAGTTCCTCGAGGAGGTCTGGAACTCGCGTCGCTACCAGAAGGTCACCGACTACATGCACCGTGACCTGTTCCTGCACACCGTCGGGGACCAGACCGTCGTGCGCCCGGACGGCTACCAGCGCGACCTGCTCGCGCTCGTCGCGCCGTTCCCGGACGCGCGGTTCGAGGTCCGCGACGTCCAGACCAACCACGCCGAGCGCTATGCGGGCCTGCGGATCGCGGTGACCTGGGTGATGCGCGGGACCTACCGCGGGACGCCCGCGTTCGGTCCGCTCACCGGCGGCGAGGTGGAGCTGCTCGGCGTCTCGCAGTTCCTGGTCCAGGGCGGCCGCATCGTCAAGGAGGTCCGGGTGTTCGACGAGATCGCGCTGCGTGCGCAGATCGACGCCGGCCGGACCGAGGCGTTCACCGACACCAACATCTACTGA
- a CDS encoding LacI family DNA-binding transcriptional regulator, with translation MVTSRDVARLAGVSQPTVSRALTDHPRVSEATKRKVREAALALGYSTNAIGRALSVGRSNRIGLVVADLENQFYANMIGPLHHELEGLGHELVLITESAGTAPLPERVAAHGLAGVVLSTTTVDSIQPARLRDRGVPFVYLNRTAPSVVADAVTVDPEQGVREVLDEAVRLGHSRIGAIFGPRNTSTGEVREQVVRTVLDEHGLTLAQRDVLHGPFDFATGREGFRTLYERAGGPTLLLCGNDVVALGVLDAAAEAGVPVPGHTSVVGFDDLPTSRWAMVRLSTVAYDLDEVARESARLVVARLTDPTAEPRHVVYPTHYVDRATVAAPRA, from the coding sequence ATGGTCACCAGTCGCGACGTGGCGAGGCTCGCCGGGGTCTCGCAGCCGACGGTGTCGCGCGCGCTCACCGACCACCCCCGGGTGTCGGAGGCGACCAAGCGCAAGGTCCGCGAGGCGGCCCTGGCTCTGGGCTACTCGACCAACGCGATCGGGCGGGCGCTGTCGGTGGGCCGCTCGAACCGGATCGGGCTGGTCGTCGCCGACCTGGAGAACCAGTTCTACGCGAACATGATCGGCCCGCTGCACCACGAGCTGGAGGGGCTCGGCCACGAGCTCGTGCTGATCACCGAGTCGGCCGGGACCGCGCCGCTGCCCGAGCGGGTCGCCGCGCACGGCCTGGCCGGGGTGGTGCTGTCCACGACGACGGTGGACTCCATCCAGCCCGCCCGGCTGCGCGACCGCGGCGTGCCGTTCGTCTACCTGAACCGGACCGCACCCAGCGTGGTCGCCGACGCGGTGACCGTCGACCCCGAGCAGGGTGTGCGCGAGGTGCTCGACGAGGCCGTCCGGCTGGGCCACAGTCGGATCGGGGCGATCTTCGGGCCGCGCAACACCAGCACCGGTGAGGTGCGTGAGCAGGTCGTGCGCACGGTCCTCGACGAGCACGGCCTGACGCTCGCCCAGCGCGACGTGCTGCACGGCCCGTTCGACTTCGCCACCGGCCGCGAGGGGTTCCGCACCCTGTACGAGCGGGCCGGCGGACCGACCCTGCTGCTGTGCGGCAACGACGTCGTCGCGCTCGGGGTGCTCGACGCCGCCGCCGAGGCCGGCGTCCCGGTGCCCGGTCACACCTCGGTGGTCGGCTTCGACGACCTGCCGACCTCGCGCTGGGCCATGGTGCGCCTCAGCACCGTCGCCTACGACCTCGACGAGGTCGCCCGGGAGTCCGCCCGCCTGGTCGTCGCGCGGCTGACCGACCCCACGGCCGAGCCGCGGCACGTCGTGTACCCGACGCACTACGTCGACCGCGCGACCGTGGCCGCTCCTCGGGCGTAG
- the hisD gene encoding histidinol dehydrogenase, which yields MAQELKSATGTAPRRSDAGVAERVRAIVDDVRTRGDAAVREYADRFDGRAPERLTPERVDELVASLPQQVVDDIRFVQDQVRNFARVQRESLHDVEVETLPGVVLGHRHVPVGSAGAYVPGGRYPLTASAHMTIVTAKAAGVPHVVACTPPIRGEVPAATVAAMHLAGADEIHVLGGVQAVAAMALGTDSVSPVDMLAGPGNAYVAEAKRQLFGEVGIDLFAGPTEILVVADDTADPLTVAVDLLSQAEHGPDSPAVLVTTSAALGRAVLDLVDRLLPGLPTNDLAGPAWRDHGRIVVCDDADEMWRVADDLAAEHVQVFTARPREALDRMRNYGALFLGENTCVSYGDKVIGTNHVLPTLGAARYTGGLWVGKYLKTCTYQEVHDPAASAELGRVCGRASRVELFEGHARSGDLRAWRHGGDRFGWLDAVAPAGSTVAGS from the coding sequence ATGGCGCAGGAACTGAAGAGTGCGACGGGGACGGCCCCGCGCCGCAGCGACGCGGGCGTCGCCGAGCGGGTCCGGGCGATCGTCGACGACGTGCGCACGCGCGGCGACGCGGCAGTACGGGAGTACGCGGACCGGTTCGACGGCCGCGCCCCGGAGCGCCTGACCCCCGAGCGGGTCGACGAGCTGGTCGCGTCGCTGCCGCAGCAGGTGGTCGACGACATCCGGTTCGTGCAGGACCAGGTCCGGAACTTCGCCCGGGTCCAGCGGGAGTCCCTGCACGACGTCGAGGTCGAGACCCTGCCGGGGGTGGTCCTCGGGCACCGGCACGTCCCGGTCGGCTCGGCGGGTGCGTACGTGCCGGGCGGGCGGTACCCGCTGACGGCGTCGGCGCACATGACGATCGTGACCGCGAAGGCCGCGGGCGTGCCGCACGTGGTCGCCTGCACGCCGCCGATCCGTGGCGAGGTCCCGGCGGCGACGGTCGCGGCGATGCACCTGGCCGGCGCCGACGAGATCCACGTCCTGGGCGGGGTCCAGGCGGTCGCGGCGATGGCGCTGGGCACCGACTCGGTCTCCCCGGTCGACATGCTGGCCGGGCCGGGCAACGCCTACGTCGCCGAGGCCAAGCGGCAGCTGTTCGGCGAGGTCGGCATCGACCTGTTCGCCGGGCCGACCGAGATCCTGGTCGTCGCCGACGACACCGCCGACCCGCTCACCGTCGCCGTCGACCTGCTGTCGCAGGCCGAGCACGGCCCGGACTCCCCCGCCGTGCTCGTCACCACCTCCGCCGCGCTGGGACGGGCGGTGCTCGACCTGGTCGACCGGCTGCTGCCGGGGCTGCCCACGAACGACCTGGCCGGGCCCGCGTGGCGCGACCACGGCCGGATCGTGGTCTGCGACGACGCCGACGAGATGTGGCGCGTCGCCGACGACCTCGCCGCCGAGCACGTCCAGGTGTTCACCGCCCGGCCGCGCGAGGCGCTGGACCGGATGCGGAACTACGGCGCGCTGTTCCTCGGCGAGAACACCTGCGTCTCCTACGGCGACAAGGTCATCGGCACCAACCACGTCCTGCCCACCCTGGGCGCGGCCCGCTACACCGGCGGGCTGTGGGTCGGGAAGTACCTCAAGACCTGCACCTACCAGGAGGTCCACGACCCGGCGGCGAGCGCGGAACTGGGCCGGGTGTGCGGGCGGGCGTCGCGGGTGGAGCTGTTCGAGGGGCACGCCCGCTCCGGGGACCTGCGGGCCTGGCGGCACGGTGGCGACCGGTTCGGCTGGCTGGACGCGGTCGCCCCGGCCGGGAGCACGGTGGCGGGGTCGTGA
- a CDS encoding HpcH/HpaI aldolase family protein has translation MRARVAAGERLAGALVRMPCEEIVEMLAVAGLDFVLIDCEHGPADVSSLRTHIAFADAHGLPVLVRPGEGEHHLAQRALDQGARGIVAPHVEDAEQAAALVRALRYPPHGTRGFATYPRAGRFGEVTAAQHRAAAQDVLVVAMLESPGALARAGDIVGVDGIDGWLVGVADLGASRTDTDPSVAQLLEAVRADPALRGAARADLAGSADAAAASFDGGAQLVVYNLTAVMMASFRELAAAMG, from the coding sequence GTGAGGGCGCGGGTCGCCGCCGGGGAGCGGCTCGCCGGGGCCCTGGTGCGGATGCCGTGCGAGGAGATCGTGGAGATGCTCGCCGTCGCCGGTCTGGACTTCGTCCTGATCGACTGCGAGCACGGCCCGGCCGACGTGTCGTCGCTGCGCACCCACATCGCGTTCGCCGACGCGCACGGGCTCCCGGTGCTGGTCCGGCCCGGGGAGGGCGAGCACCACCTGGCCCAGCGCGCGCTCGACCAGGGCGCCCGCGGGATCGTCGCCCCGCACGTCGAGGACGCGGAGCAGGCCGCGGCGCTGGTGCGCGCGCTGCGGTACCCACCGCACGGGACCCGCGGGTTCGCGACGTACCCGCGGGCGGGCCGGTTCGGCGAGGTCACCGCGGCGCAGCACCGGGCGGCGGCGCAGGACGTCCTGGTCGTGGCGATGCTCGAGTCACCCGGCGCCCTCGCCCGGGCCGGGGACATCGTCGGGGTGGACGGGATCGACGGCTGGCTCGTCGGCGTCGCGGACCTGGGCGCGTCCCGCACCGACACCGACCCGTCCGTTGCGCAGCTGCTGGAGGCGGTGCGCGCCGACCCGGCGCTCCGCGGCGCCGCGCGGGCCGACCTCGCGGGTTCGGCGGACGCGGCCGCGGCGTCGTTCGACGGCGGGGCGCAGCTAGTGGTCTACAACCTGACCGCGGTGATGATGGCGTCGTTCCGGGAGCTGGCCGCGGCGATGGGCTGA
- a CDS encoding carbohydrate ABC transporter permease, producing the protein MTSVQTTPPATTAPGPSDDAGPARARRRPRGRTVLVGGLLLVVCWVMLSPVLWTAMSVTKPTDVAFLDPPVFTWTPTFTAFVDLWQTTEFYRYLLNTLVVALISTVIALLIGIPAAYALSRYPGWVSVALLITALIFRALPRFAVVLPMYELSRSLGIYDTTFAVAAALVAINQPFSIWLLRNFFAEIPKELDEAAMLDGCSRFQILWRVMVPLMGPGILTAGIFMFLFAFQEYLTANVLTDVVARTVPVFIATQLGQTLPMLQQAGAAAILLTLPVIGFAFVAQRYLVAGLGAGSVKG; encoded by the coding sequence GTGACCAGCGTGCAGACCACCCCGCCGGCCACCACCGCCCCCGGCCCGTCCGACGATGCCGGCCCCGCCCGGGCCCGCCGCCGCCCGCGGGGGAGGACCGTGCTGGTCGGCGGCCTGCTGCTGGTGGTGTGCTGGGTGATGCTGAGCCCGGTGCTGTGGACGGCCATGTCGGTCACCAAACCCACCGACGTCGCCTTCCTCGACCCGCCGGTGTTCACCTGGACCCCGACGTTCACCGCGTTCGTCGACCTGTGGCAGACCACCGAGTTCTACCGGTACCTGCTCAACACCCTGGTCGTCGCGCTGATCAGCACGGTGATCGCGCTGCTCATCGGCATCCCCGCCGCCTACGCGCTGTCGCGCTACCCGGGCTGGGTGTCGGTGGCCCTGCTCATCACGGCGCTGATCTTCCGTGCGTTGCCCCGCTTCGCGGTCGTGCTGCCGATGTACGAGCTGTCGCGCTCGCTGGGGATCTACGACACGACCTTCGCCGTCGCCGCCGCGCTCGTGGCGATCAACCAGCCGTTCTCGATCTGGCTGCTGCGCAACTTCTTCGCCGAGATCCCCAAGGAGCTCGACGAGGCCGCGATGCTCGACGGCTGCAGCCGCTTCCAGATCCTCTGGCGGGTCATGGTGCCGCTGATGGGCCCCGGGATCCTGACCGCGGGGATCTTCATGTTCCTGTTCGCGTTCCAGGAGTACCTGACGGCGAACGTGCTCACCGACGTCGTCGCCCGCACCGTCCCGGTCTTCATCGCCACCCAGCTCGGGCAGACCCTGCCGATGCTCCAGCAGGCGGGCGCCGCCGCGATCCTGCTGACGCTGCCGGTGATCGGGTTCGCCTTCGTCGCCCAGCGCTACCTCGTCGCCGGTCTGGGCGCGGGCTCGGTCAAGGGCTGA
- a CDS encoding ABC transporter ATP-binding protein, which translates to MAGVTYDAVTRRYPGSTRAAVDALDLEIADGEFLVLVGPSGCGKTTSLRMLAGLEDVDGGHIRIGERDVTGVAPKERDIAMVFQNYALYPHMSVAENMGFALRMAGTARAEIAHRVAEAARILDLEAYLDRKPKALSGGQRQRVAMGRAIVRQPQVFLMDEPLSNLDAKLRVQTRTQIASLQRRLGVTTVYVTHDQVEAMTMGDRVAVLKDGLLQQCAAPGELYARPANAFVAGFIGSPAMNLLSLPVTPDGVRLGGVDVAVPRGAGDTVTVGVRPEDLRLAEDGIPLEIDLVEELGADAYVYGRARVDGVEHSMVARVDGRRPPARGTGVHLAPDPERTHLFAADGARLD; encoded by the coding sequence ATGGCCGGCGTGACCTACGACGCGGTGACACGGCGCTACCCCGGGTCGACCCGGGCCGCCGTCGACGCCCTCGACCTCGAGATCGCCGACGGCGAGTTCCTCGTCCTGGTCGGGCCCTCGGGCTGCGGCAAGACCACCTCGCTGCGGATGCTCGCCGGGCTGGAGGACGTCGACGGCGGGCACATCCGGATCGGCGAGCGCGACGTCACCGGCGTCGCGCCCAAGGAACGCGACATCGCCATGGTGTTCCAGAACTACGCCCTCTACCCGCACATGTCGGTCGCCGAGAACATGGGCTTCGCGCTGCGGATGGCGGGCACCGCCAGGGCCGAGATCGCCCACCGGGTCGCCGAGGCCGCCCGCATCCTCGACCTGGAGGCCTACCTGGACCGCAAGCCCAAGGCGCTCTCGGGCGGGCAGCGTCAGCGCGTCGCGATGGGCCGCGCGATCGTTCGCCAGCCGCAGGTGTTCCTGATGGACGAGCCGCTGTCCAACCTCGACGCGAAGCTGCGCGTGCAGACCCGCACCCAGATCGCGTCGCTGCAGCGACGGTTGGGGGTCACCACCGTGTACGTCACCCACGACCAGGTCGAGGCGATGACGATGGGCGACCGGGTGGCCGTGCTCAAGGACGGTCTGCTGCAGCAGTGCGCCGCCCCCGGCGAGCTGTACGCCCGGCCGGCCAACGCGTTCGTCGCCGGGTTCATCGGCTCGCCGGCGATGAACCTGCTGAGCCTGCCGGTGACCCCCGACGGGGTCCGGCTGGGCGGCGTCGACGTCGCGGTGCCGCGCGGGGCGGGGGACACGGTCACCGTGGGCGTCCGCCCGGAGGACCTGCGCCTCGCCGAGGACGGGATCCCGCTGGAGATCGACCTCGTGGAGGAGCTCGGCGCGGACGCCTACGTCTACGGCCGCGCCCGTGTCGACGGCGTCGAGCACTCGATGGTGGCCCGGGTGGACGGACGCCGCCCACCGGCGCGGGGCACCGGGGTGCACCTCGCGCCGGACCCGGAGCGCACCCACCTGTTCGCCGCCGACGGCGCCCGTCTCGACTGA